Proteins co-encoded in one Bacteroidota bacterium genomic window:
- a CDS encoding NAD-dependent epimerase/dehydratase family protein yields MKEKVLITGGAGFIGSHLCDILISKNLWGWQTGKRYVY; encoded by the coding sequence ATGAAAGAAAAGGTACTTATTACTGGTGGGGCTGGATTTATTGGTTCTCATTTATGTGATATATTAATAAGCAAGAATTTATGGGGATGGCAAACAGGTAAAAGATATGTTTATTGA